In a single window of the Eleginops maclovinus isolate JMC-PN-2008 ecotype Puerto Natales chromosome 6, JC_Emac_rtc_rv5, whole genome shotgun sequence genome:
- the LOC134866548 gene encoding uncharacterized protein LOC134866548 produces the protein MQTFCQIGINNLPAYPPARLPTCPPACLPAYLPACLPAYLPACLQPPTRLPTCLPAYLPACLQPPPPPAYLPACLPACLPTTPHPACLPAYLPTYLPTCLPTYLPTYLPACLPTYLPTYLPACLPTCLPTHPHTYLPACLPAYRPPARPLPPPACLPACLPTYLPTYLPTYLPACLPTYLPTYLPTYLPTYLPACLPAYLPAHTPTCLPTHPHTYLPTRPPRPPACLPAYLPTCLPACLPACLPAYLPARPPTYPPTYLPTYLPTHIPPFFPEIQSQ, from the coding sequence atgcaaacattttgtcaaattgggatcaataaccTACCTGCCTACCCACCCGCCCGCCTGCCCACCTGCCcacctgcctgcctgcctgcctacctacctgcctgcctgcctgcctacctgcctgcctgcctacaACCCCCCACCCGCCTGCctacctgcctgcctgcctacctgcctgcctgcctacaacccccacccccgcctgcctacctgcctgcctgcctacctgcctgcctgcctacaACCCCCCACCCCGCCTGCCTACCtgcctacctacctacctacctacctacctgcctacctacctacctacctacctacctgcctgcctgcctacctacctacctgcctacctacctacctgcctgcctgcctacctGCCTACCTACCCACCCACACACctacctgcctgcctgcctgcctgcttaCCGGCCGCCCGCCCGCCCGCTCCCGCCGCccgcctgcctgcctgcctgcctgcctacctacctacctacctacctacctacctacctgcctgcctgcctgcctacctacctacctacctacctacctacctacctgcctacctacctacctgccTGCCTACCTGCCTACCTGCCTGCCCACACACCTACCTGCCTACCTACCCACCCACACACCTACCTGCCTACCCGCCCGCCCCGCccgcctgcctgcctgcctgcctacctacctacctgcctgcctgcctgcctgcctgcctgcctacctGCCTACCTACCTGCCCGCCCGCCCACCTACCCACCCAcatacctacctacctacctacccaccCACATTCCCCCATTCTTTCCTGAGATTCAATCCCAATAA